In one Fusarium keratoplasticum isolate Fu6.1 chromosome 5, whole genome shotgun sequence genomic region, the following are encoded:
- a CDS encoding FHA domain-containing protein: MAVPQYRDEVLVTLESIDPPSDFAFPDRRFFLTKEKPTIAIGRTSKRNSTFEAAKNNAWFDSAVMSRTHAELKLDVDKQKVYIKDNGSLHGTFKNEQRLLRGSYSVLATGDMVKFGIPIERGMERYPPCTMKARLEFGTVDPEDRPKVFSVPDDTDVEYSDSEKDEQVRESYEVLRTMKIFPAAFPASSPSESPIDLTTKDQYPLSNVRDEVDHQALFSPSSKPDSDMTRTQARVSVPIPMEDSEYDAPHSPRDPWSFSNVDNINLTQSTDMDTESLPGTESDDESVGFSPVSAIMQDEDEDSDDMSERDFEERDEFEEDEYNCEDPLDESDEPEDQEDPEDAGHMWEFSQVGSRVTVPSSLPSFAKEIQATPVGAPAPEQSQPVSRGTATPQMDYLLNPFPVAVLPRNLVVHPRLPSISETIPQQPLFSRPYQEGLSGAEILGLKTGKHEFFAAREANKADSLSMASSSQLPQPRFQTPLPVPQSPSLSSPDSRRPPRKHALEESLRPVPSFSKRKKETHNNDTSEGLQLVDSDLAKSGAEFLNTPPQEPEVPSSTEEPAVDASSAYEYALSKKDNDGAADGAVDSADAVVTDAPAAIVDAMDDVDGGLDANTADKREEEPLELTQGGNEKTDEKAMPSSDIAEEPAHNVEHAEPKLPEASHDLPETPRSSKRKAEDISQLTPEEEKHAEVVPRGDRSRYARLRFRRRMNNMARPAVSTPAAAPPSKRLRRVAEVVGYAALGGVAVMSALIATAPTL; encoded by the exons ATGGCAGTGCCTCAGTATCGCGACGAAG TGCTGGTCACGCTCGAGAGCATCGACCCTCCATCCGACTTCGCCTTTCCTGATCgccgcttcttcctcaccaaAGAGAAGCCTACTATTGCGATCGGGCGTACGAGCAAGCGAAACTCGACCTTTGAGGCTGCTAAGAACAATGCATGGTTCGACTCGGCTGTCATGTCCCGCACGCATGCTGAACTCAAGCTTGACGTCGACAAGCAG AAGGTGTACATAAAGGACAACGGATCCCTCCACGGCACCTTCAAGAACGAGCAGCGACTGCTTCGGGGCTCCTACTCAGTCTTGGCCACTGGCGACATGGTAAAGTTTGGAATCCCTATTGAGAGAGGCATGGAACGATATCCTCCCTGCACGATGAAGGCCCGACTAGAATTCGGCACCGTCGA CCCTGAGGATCGACCCAAGGTTTTCAGTGTTCCCGATGACACTGACGTGGAATATTCGGACAGCGAGAAAGACGAACAAGTCCGCGAGAGCTACGAGGTCCTGCGCACCATGAAGATTTTCCCCGCCGCATTCCCTGCATCGTCTCCCAGCGAGTCCCCAATCGATCTGACGACCAAGGATCAATATCCCCTGTCCAACGTGAGGGATGAGGTGGATCACCAGGCTTTGTTTTCTCCCAGCTCAAAGCCTGATTCAGATATGACGAGAACTCAGGCTCGCGTATCTGTTCCTATCCCGATGGAGGATTCTGAATATGATGCTCCTCACTCGCCCCGTGACCCCTGGTCATTCTCAAACGTCGACAATATCAACCTGACACAGTCGACGGATATGGACACGGAGAGTTTGCCTGGAACTGAatctgatgatgagagcgTCGGATTCTCCCCTGTGTCTGCCATCATGcaggacgaagatgaagattcGGATGATATGAGCGAGCGAGACTTTGAGGAGCGtgatgagtttgaggaggatgagt ACAACTGCGAAGACCCTCTGGATGAGTCGGATGAGCCGGAGGACCAGGAGGACCCAGAGGACGCCGGCCATATGTGGGAGTTTTCGCAAGTCGGGAGTCGCGTAACTGTGCCTTCCTCACTCCCCAGctttgccaaggagattcaGGCCACGCCCGTGGGAGCCCCGGCACCGGAACAATCTCAACCAGTCAGCCGTGGAACAGCCACCCCTCAGATGGATTACCTCTTGAACCCCTTCCCCGTCGCCGTTCTGCCACGGAACCTGGTTGTGCACCCAAGGCTGCCTTCCATCTCGGAGACCATTCCCCAACAGCCATTGTTCTCCCGTCCTTACCAGGAGGGATTGTCGGGAGCCGAGATCCTAGGTCTGAAGACAGGAAAGCACGAATTCTTCGCTGCTCGCGAAGCAAACAAGGCCGACTCGTTGTCCATGGCAAGTAGCTCGCAGCTACCTCAGCCCCGTTTCCAGACACCACTGCCAGTCCCCCAGAGTCCTTCTCTCTCCAGCCCAGATTCCCGGAGGCCTCCCCGCAAGCATGCTCTAGAAGAGAGTTTGCGTCCAGTTCCGTCTTTCTCCAAGCGGAAGAAGGAAACACACAACAACGACACTAGCGAAGGGCTCCAGCTGGTTGATTCTGACCTAGCAAAGTCTGGTGCCGAGTTCCTCAACACGCCCCCTCAGGAGCCCGAGGTGCCTTCTTCCACAGAAGAGCCCGCCGTGGATGCATCATCTGCCTATGAGTACGCTCTCAGCAAGAAGGACAATGATGGTGCTGCTGATGGTGCTGTTGATAGCGCCGATGCTGTCGTTACGGATGCCCCTGCTGCTATTgttgatgccatggatgatgtcgatggTGGTCTTGATGCTAATACCGCGGacaagagggaagaggagccCTTGGAGTTGACTCAGGGCGGCAATGAGAAAACCGACGAGAAGGCCATGCCCTCCAGCGATATCGCTGAAGAACCAGCTCACAACGTTGAGCATGCTGAGCCCAAGCTACCCGAGGCGTCACACGACCTACCAGAGACTCCTCGATCTTCGAAGAGAAAGGCCGAAGACATTTCTCAGCTTACAccggaggaagagaagcacGCTGAAGTGGTTCCCCGGGGCGACCGATCGCGCTATGCCCGTCTTCGGTTCAGACGCCGTATGAACAACATGGCTCGCCCTGCAGTTTCTACGCCAGCGGCAGCCCCGCCAAGCAAGCGTCTTCGACGTGTCGCTGAGGTAGTCGGTTACGCAGCACTGGGCGGCGTCGCTGTCATGTCTGCTCTCATTGCCACGGCCCCCACGCTGTAG